A genome region from Sphingobacteriaceae bacterium GW460-11-11-14-LB5 includes the following:
- a CDS encoding RagB/SusD family nutrient uptake outer membrane protein, with the protein MKKILYFLLIISTGLGSCKKFLATVPTDNLLPEEYYDSEAKLLNALAGVYYPLETSALYGNFLSSDYNISDEAFYQRSAQTTGVSVYNFDYSDASVAALWQQCYVGIERANMLIANINVANIAENKRAPILGEALFLRGYYYFLLASNYGDVPLKTLPTKSPSAEDVQVPRTPLKQVYAQILEDMTKAEGLTSKITDLGFSGRVSKTTVEGILARVCLTMAGAPLKDESKYADAKAWALKVKESGEHRLNPSYKQLFVNMHQDLYDIKDSMWEVEFKGNGADGLGSNGRVGSLGGIQMQVATGIGLKIGYSYGFLHTTAKLFNLFQPGDLRRDWNLAQFNYIATYPDRYYYNYYTAAQIYNRDAAKFRREAYVLDNKNQNTTPINYPLLRYSDVLLMLAEAENHLNGPTALAYDAINQVRRRGYGVDAATAGATVSVVNNMTLATAGNTGYLTTVNNIPVTLSGGGGTGATADATVSASTGKVIALAVLNPGKGYTAAPTVTIGMQWLSNTDYAVGTQIFNGNNVYTVTTAGKSTATAPVQTSGASAAATTGAVFTWTGTRATATATIATTAVDLSGLSQSSFQQAIEDERSRELCFEALRKPDLIRWGKWVETMNSIGAEIRANAGATFSYGGLAGSNVLSKHQLFPIPAAEITVNKQATQNPGW; encoded by the coding sequence ATGAAAAAGATATTATATTTTCTCCTCATTATATCTACAGGTTTAGGCTCCTGTAAAAAGTTTTTAGCTACGGTACCGACCGACAATCTTTTGCCGGAAGAATACTACGATTCGGAAGCGAAGTTACTTAATGCGCTGGCTGGCGTGTATTATCCATTAGAAACCTCAGCGTTGTATGGGAATTTCCTTAGCAGTGATTATAATATTTCTGATGAAGCATTTTATCAGCGAAGTGCGCAAACTACTGGTGTATCGGTTTATAATTTCGACTATTCTGATGCCAGCGTTGCCGCCTTGTGGCAGCAGTGTTATGTTGGTATTGAACGGGCAAACATGCTTATTGCCAATATCAATGTGGCCAATATTGCAGAGAACAAACGTGCGCCGATTTTAGGAGAAGCGCTCTTTTTAAGGGGCTATTATTATTTCTTACTGGCCAGTAACTATGGCGATGTTCCCCTTAAAACCCTACCTACAAAATCGCCCTCAGCAGAAGATGTACAGGTTCCGCGTACACCATTAAAACAGGTATATGCACAGATACTTGAAGATATGACCAAAGCCGAAGGATTGACCAGTAAAATAACTGATCTGGGCTTTAGCGGCAGGGTAAGCAAAACCACTGTTGAAGGTATATTGGCCAGGGTTTGTCTGACTATGGCTGGTGCTCCGCTTAAAGACGAATCTAAATATGCTGATGCCAAAGCCTGGGCTTTAAAAGTGAAAGAATCAGGCGAACACCGTTTAAATCCAAGTTATAAACAGCTTTTTGTAAACATGCATCAGGATTTGTACGACATTAAAGATAGCATGTGGGAAGTAGAATTTAAGGGTAATGGTGCCGATGGATTGGGCTCTAATGGCAGGGTAGGCAGTTTAGGCGGTATTCAAATGCAGGTTGCAACTGGTATAGGGCTGAAAATCGGATACAGTTATGGCTTTTTGCATACCACCGCAAAACTCTTCAACCTTTTTCAGCCGGGAGATTTAAGAAGAGATTGGAACCTTGCACAGTTCAATTATATTGCCACTTATCCCGATCGATACTACTATAACTATTATACGGCTGCCCAGATATATAACCGCGACGCCGCTAAATTTAGAAGAGAAGCTTATGTGCTGGATAACAAAAACCAGAATACCACACCGATCAATTATCCTTTATTGCGGTATTCGGATGTATTGTTAATGCTTGCTGAGGCAGAAAATCACCTTAATGGACCAACAGCCTTAGCCTACGATGCCATTAACCAGGTTAGAAGAAGAGGATATGGAGTAGATGCGGCAACTGCTGGCGCAACCGTTTCAGTGGTAAACAACATGACGTTAGCTACTGCAGGAAATACCGGATACCTCACCACGGTGAATAATATTCCTGTAACATTATCAGGCGGTGGTGGTACGGGTGCAACTGCCGATGCAACGGTTTCGGCCAGTACAGGTAAAGTAATCGCTCTTGCTGTACTTAATCCAGGCAAAGGTTATACTGCTGCTCCAACGGTAACCATTGGGATGCAATGGCTAAGCAATACAGATTATGCGGTGGGTACACAAATCTTTAATGGAAACAATGTTTATACGGTTACAACGGCTGGTAAATCTACTGCGACGGCACCGGTACAAACTTCAGGGGCTTCTGCTGCGGCAACAACCGGAGCGGTATTTACCTGGACTGGTACACGGGCTACTGCTACGGCTACTATCGCAACAACAGCGGTTGATCTGAGCGGATTAAGCCAAAGCAGCTTTCAGCAGGCCATTGAAGATGAACGTTCGAGAGAATTGTGTTTTGAGGCACTGAGAAAACCCGATCTCATTAGATGGGGTAAGTGGGTTGAAACGATGAATAGCATTGGCGCTGAGATTAGGGCAAACGCTGGTGCTACTTTTTCTTACGGTGGTTTGGCCGGTTCAAACGTATTATCCAAACATCAACTGTTCCCGATTCCGGCAGCAGAAATTACGGTAAATAAGCAGGCTACCCAAAATCCAGGTTGGTAA
- a CDS encoding efflux transporter periplasmic adaptor subunit, whose product MKRVVMCLGLCTLLYVTGCTSKKEEKEEVATYAVTTPLKMDTSFTKEYVSQIKSVRNIEVRAQEKGYLQNIYVDEGQHVKAGQLLFKIMPKAAQSELLKAQAETKSAEIELENTKLLSDKNIVSKNELAMAKAKLQSANAETSLAKFHLSNTEIRAPFEGTIDRIPLKLGSLVDEGALLTSLSDNSQVFAYFNVSEPEYLNYQSTAKAKGQQEVSLLLANNELLKSKGKVEVIESEFDNETGNIAFRARFNNSDNLLRNGETGKIQMVVPLKNALVIPQKATYDIQDKTYVFVIDKNNKVHSRAITIAGDLPDLYIVGDGITTGDKILLEGVQKVKDDDKIAFKFQQPQEVMKQLRLKTE is encoded by the coding sequence ATGAAAAGAGTTGTCATGTGCTTAGGCTTATGTACTTTGCTTTACGTAACGGGTTGTACTTCGAAGAAAGAAGAAAAAGAAGAAGTAGCTACTTATGCGGTAACCACGCCGTTAAAAATGGATACTTCGTTTACCAAAGAATATGTTTCGCAGATTAAATCTGTTCGGAATATCGAAGTTAGGGCCCAGGAAAAGGGTTATCTCCAAAATATTTATGTAGATGAAGGTCAGCATGTAAAAGCAGGCCAGCTGTTGTTTAAGATTATGCCTAAAGCAGCACAATCTGAGCTGTTAAAAGCACAGGCAGAAACAAAATCGGCAGAAATTGAATTAGAAAACACGAAACTATTGTCTGATAAAAACATCGTTTCTAAAAATGAACTGGCTATGGCTAAAGCCAAGCTGCAATCGGCAAATGCCGAAACTTCATTGGCCAAATTTCATTTATCCAATACCGAAATCAGGGCGCCTTTTGAGGGTACCATCGATCGTATTCCTTTAAAACTGGGTAGTTTGGTTGATGAAGGTGCATTATTGACCAGCCTCTCAGATAACAGTCAGGTTTTTGCCTATTTTAATGTTTCAGAGCCAGAATACCTGAACTACCAAAGTACAGCAAAAGCAAAGGGGCAGCAGGAAGTTAGCCTGTTATTGGCGAATAATGAGTTGTTGAAATCGAAAGGAAAAGTTGAAGTAATTGAAAGCGAATTTGATAACGAAACAGGAAACATCGCTTTCAGGGCCAGGTTTAACAATTCTGATAACCTATTGAGAAACGGTGAAACGGGCAAGATCCAAATGGTAGTGCCTTTAAAAAATGCCTTGGTAATTCCGCAAAAGGCTACTTATGATATTCAGGATAAAACTTATGTTTTTGTGATTGATAAAAACAATAAAGTACATTCCAGAGCAATCACCATCGCAGGCGATCTTCCTGATTTATACATTGTAGGTGATGGCATCACAACCGGCGACAAAATATTGCTTGAAGGTGTGCAGAAAGTTAAAGATGATGATAAAATCGCTTTCAAATTTCAGCAGCCTCAGGAAGTGATGAAACAATTAAGATTGAAAACAGAATAA
- a CDS encoding glucuronyl hydrolase: MKKKYFNNRQLAFFLTLLLMVAVSASAFLSLSPKEELIRKDFSVAEEQYKTLLKTSTDLTSFPRTTKKDGTVKGTDVWDWTGGFFPGGLWYIYEYTKKPEWKAAATKWTEALAQGQFITKHHDVGFVMYCSYGNAMRLEKDPQKLEKYRKILIQSAESALTRFDPKVGLIKSWQAKKSWDNKTTWQYPVIIDNMMNLEMLCYVSKITGNPKYKDVAVSHALNTMKNHFRPDFSTYHVVDYGVGGKVLHQQTNQGYSDNSTWSRGQGWAIYGFTMMYRETKDKRFLQAAEKAADFYLGHPNLPKDKVPYWDFNVGEKGYTPDWDYASRKLSYIPRDASAGALVSSALLELSTFSAQGSRYFKSAEQMLESLSGNEYLAKPGANSGFILKHSVGSFPHNSEIDVPLIYADYYFLEALLRYQKLKGQSPALSETGKAINSSNKYQK; encoded by the coding sequence ATGAAAAAAAAATATTTTAATAACAGGCAATTGGCTTTTTTCCTTACCCTGTTGTTAATGGTTGCAGTTAGCGCCTCAGCATTTTTATCGCTGTCGCCAAAAGAAGAATTGATCAGGAAAGATTTTAGCGTAGCCGAAGAGCAGTATAAAACCTTACTTAAAACCTCTACCGATCTGACCAGTTTTCCGAGGACAACCAAAAAAGATGGAACGGTTAAAGGAACTGATGTTTGGGATTGGACAGGCGGCTTTTTTCCGGGCGGTTTATGGTATATTTATGAGTATACCAAAAAGCCGGAATGGAAAGCTGCTGCTACAAAATGGACCGAAGCATTAGCACAGGGACAATTTATAACCAAACACCATGATGTAGGTTTTGTAATGTATTGTTCTTACGGCAATGCCATGCGTTTAGAAAAAGATCCGCAAAAATTAGAAAAATACCGTAAGATCCTGATCCAGTCGGCCGAATCTGCACTTACACGTTTCGATCCTAAAGTTGGACTGATCAAATCCTGGCAAGCTAAAAAATCATGGGACAATAAAACCACCTGGCAATATCCGGTAATTATAGATAATATGATGAACCTGGAAATGTTGTGTTATGTTTCGAAAATTACAGGTAACCCTAAGTACAAAGATGTGGCCGTAAGCCATGCATTAAATACGATGAAAAACCACTTTCGTCCTGATTTTAGCACTTATCATGTGGTCGATTATGGTGTCGGAGGCAAGGTGCTGCATCAACAAACTAATCAGGGTTATTCAGATAATTCTACCTGGTCTAGAGGGCAGGGATGGGCCATATATGGCTTTACCATGATGTATAGGGAAACAAAGGATAAACGCTTTTTGCAGGCAGCAGAAAAAGCTGCCGATTTTTATCTGGGGCATCCTAACCTGCCAAAGGATAAGGTTCCGTACTGGGATTTTAATGTTGGCGAGAAAGGTTATACACCAGATTGGGATTATGCCTCACGGAAACTTTCATATATCCCACGTGATGCCTCAGCTGGTGCTTTGGTAAGTTCGGCCTTGTTAGAATTGAGCACATTTTCTGCACAGGGGAGCAGGTATTTTAAATCAGCAGAGCAGATGCTCGAATCGCTTTCAGGAAATGAGTATTTGGCAAAACCAGGTGCTAATTCGGGCTTTATCTTAAAACATAGTGTGGGTAGTTTTCCTCACAACTCCGAAATCGATGTTCCGCTTATTTATGCTGATTATTATTTTCTGGAGGCCTTGTTGAGGTACCAAAAACTGAAAGGACAATCACCCGCACTCAGCGAAACCGGAAAGGCAATCAACTCATCCAATAAATACCAGAAGTAG
- a CDS encoding gamma-glutamyltransferase encodes MKNLAMFLLLSLSLQPLFAQQTQKPMLYGNSWMAITGKPMAATAGSMIFQQGGNAVDAACAMLAATCTMWDTLSWGGETQALIYNPNTKKVIAINAMGVAPTGATVAFFKAKGYNFPPEYGPLAATTPGTPGGLIYMLSKYGSMSLGQVLAPAMHMAAGYAIEAQAANSMERDKELIKTWPYSKKVLLPHLGEKREAPEAGEVFIQKELLATLTKMVEAEQAALKKGRSRQEALMAAYDRFYKGDIAQEFVRGSKEQGGLITMDDLAKWKPVEEEALSTDYKGIKVYKLKQWTQGPVLLQALNILENFDLKAMGYNSSKYIHTVYQAMNLSFADRDFYYGDPNQNPAEPIKGLLSKDYAKQRASLIQTDKNDASIGPGDPYPYEGRKNPYLNLLKSRGFNPDTAKRNFAPKHDLGNHTPKEIYEDRLWRGTTSIEAADKAGWVVSVTPSGGWLPACIAGNTGIGMSQRMQSFVLDSALNPFNVVAPGKRPRVTLSPSLFIKDGKPFVSAAVQGGDTQDQNLLQFFLNMAEFGMNVQRATEAANFNTNQLWLSLGGTKTSDREPKPGQILLNTNTKEEVRSELKKMGYTLSFSERTSGPINAIYFDWKHNSLQGGSSNHGEDYGIAW; translated from the coding sequence ATGAAAAATTTAGCCATGTTTCTGCTATTATCACTCTCTCTTCAGCCTTTATTTGCACAGCAAACGCAAAAGCCAATGCTTTACGGCAACAGTTGGATGGCCATTACCGGAAAGCCGATGGCCGCAACGGCAGGATCGATGATCTTTCAGCAGGGTGGGAATGCCGTTGATGCGGCATGTGCCATGCTGGCTGCCACTTGCACCATGTGGGATACCCTGAGCTGGGGAGGAGAAACACAGGCGCTGATCTATAACCCGAACACAAAAAAGGTGATCGCCATTAATGCCATGGGTGTTGCGCCAACAGGTGCAACTGTAGCCTTTTTTAAAGCGAAAGGTTATAACTTTCCACCGGAATATGGTCCTTTAGCCGCAACTACCCCAGGTACACCCGGCGGACTGATCTACATGCTCAGTAAATATGGCAGCATGAGCCTGGGGCAGGTGCTGGCACCTGCCATGCATATGGCTGCAGGTTATGCCATAGAAGCACAGGCGGCAAACAGTATGGAGCGTGATAAAGAACTAATTAAAACCTGGCCTTACAGTAAAAAAGTGCTGTTGCCACATTTGGGCGAAAAACGTGAAGCCCCGGAAGCAGGAGAGGTTTTTATTCAAAAAGAATTGTTGGCCACGCTAACCAAAATGGTTGAAGCAGAGCAGGCTGCGCTGAAGAAAGGTCGCTCGCGACAAGAGGCTTTAATGGCTGCTTATGATCGTTTTTATAAAGGAGATATTGCACAGGAGTTTGTTCGTGGAAGTAAAGAACAAGGTGGCTTAATCACCATGGATGACCTAGCTAAATGGAAACCGGTTGAAGAAGAAGCACTAAGTACCGATTATAAAGGCATTAAAGTATATAAATTAAAACAGTGGACACAGGGACCGGTTTTACTTCAGGCTTTGAATATATTAGAGAATTTCGACCTAAAAGCAATGGGTTACAATAGCTCAAAATATATCCATACGGTTTATCAGGCCATGAACCTGTCTTTCGCTGACCGTGATTTTTATTATGGCGATCCAAACCAAAATCCTGCTGAGCCGATAAAAGGCCTGTTGAGTAAAGATTATGCAAAACAACGGGCATCGCTTATTCAGACTGATAAAAATGATGCAAGCATTGGCCCTGGCGATCCTTACCCATATGAGGGCAGGAAAAACCCGTACTTAAATCTGTTAAAAAGCAGAGGTTTTAATCCCGATACAGCTAAACGGAACTTTGCACCGAAACACGACCTGGGTAACCATACACCAAAAGAAATTTATGAAGACCGTTTATGGCGGGGAACAACATCGATAGAAGCTGCCGATAAAGCGGGTTGGGTGGTATCGGTTACGCCAAGCGGAGGCTGGCTTCCGGCCTGTATTGCTGGTAATACAGGTATTGGGATGAGTCAGCGCATGCAAAGTTTTGTGCTCGATTCTGCCTTAAATCCCTTTAATGTTGTTGCACCGGGCAAACGGCCAAGGGTAACCTTGTCGCCCTCATTGTTTATCAAAGACGGCAAACCTTTTGTATCGGCAGCAGTGCAGGGCGGAGATACCCAGGACCAGAATTTGCTGCAGTTCTTTTTAAACATGGCTGAGTTTGGGATGAATGTTCAAAGGGCAACCGAAGCGGCTAATTTCAACACCAATCAGCTTTGGCTTTCACTTGGTGGGACTAAAACGAGTGATAGGGAACCAAAGCCCGGTCAGATCTTGTTAAATACCAATACTAAAGAGGAGGTACGTAGTGAACTGAAAAAAATGGGTTATACGCTCAGTTTTTCAGAGCGCACCAGCGGGCCTATTAATGCCATTTATTTTGACTGGAAGCACAATAGTTTGCAAGGCGGATCGAGTAACCATGGCGAAGATTATGGTATTGCATGGTAG
- a CDS encoding SusC/RagA family TonB-linked outer membrane protein, producing the protein MRKIYLFLMCMIYALGAFSQTRKVEGTVTEQGSGIALVGVSVSVKGTKTGASTDKDGHYAIQVSTKEKSTLVFSYVGYLQREMPVGDKGVINLSLASDEKALGDVVVVGYGTSKKGDLVSSVGQVDMNDMAKAPVRSIDESLAGRVAGVQVNSSDGQPGSSVNIVIRGANSITQNNSPLYVVDGFPIEGFNLNVFDPQEVESIDVLKDASATAIYGARGANGVIMITTKKGKMGAPVISFSPTVSFDNNIKTMELMNSYDFAKMQLELVPGAPGSANDPTPIYILLTRPGKTLEDYRNAPATDWQSPFFQTGLRQDYSLALRGGTDKTIYALSGNLNDQKGTIINTAYKRYQGRITLDQTLSKKIKVGVNANYAYLLRSGNSAAQGTGGSGTTNILYSVWGYSPLSELTEDEAIDETTASGVDYKFNPIMNQNNLLRNNKTHNLNVSGYFDYAITDNLKLKITGGINNTRVISEEFNNSKTYPGSPNTTPGRTSGVNGSIAEANTNNWSNENTLTWTKTYNKSHNLNILGGFSTQGNTSNAFGFGATFLPNEKLGLSGLNEGILNPVTIATSSLWTLSSFFGRIKYNFKSKYYLEASYRADGSSKFADGNKWSYFPSIGGSWRFIKEDFLKNSKVLSEGKLRASFGKTGNNRVNDFAYLSSNDVVPGNSYPWNNSYVSSIIPTSLGNPKVKWETTDQYDAGVDLGFLKNRISLTADVYKKNTKDLLLRATLPTSSGYTSAFKNVGAVANRGLEISLSTINISNKNFQWNSSFNISFNRNKVLALAEDQQTLLSTTNWDNAYTNIPSYIAKIGEPLGLMYGFIWDGVYQYSDFNRTSTGEYLLKDNVPANGSARQNIQPGDIRYRDLNGDGNVNASDYAVIGNSLPLHTGGFSNNFTYKQFDLNVFFQWSYGNDIQNINRQVFEGNALGKRFLQQYSSYTDRWSPENQASSNYRTGGFSVAGYSSRTIEDGSFLRLKTVSLGYNIPKPLLDRVKIKTARIFVSGQNLYTWTKYTGLDPEVSTYSSVLTGGFDYSAYPRARTIAFGANVTF; encoded by the coding sequence ATGAGAAAGATTTACCTCTTTTTAATGTGTATGATCTACGCCCTCGGTGCCTTTTCACAAACCCGAAAGGTGGAAGGAACGGTGACCGAGCAGGGATCGGGGATAGCCCTTGTTGGGGTGAGTGTATCGGTAAAAGGAACCAAAACTGGGGCCTCTACCGATAAGGACGGTCATTATGCCATTCAAGTCTCCACCAAGGAGAAAAGCACGCTTGTTTTTAGCTATGTAGGCTATCTTCAAAGAGAAATGCCGGTGGGCGATAAGGGCGTAATCAACCTGAGCCTCGCCTCTGACGAAAAAGCACTGGGCGATGTAGTGGTGGTTGGTTATGGAACAAGTAAAAAGGGCGATTTAGTAAGTTCAGTCGGGCAGGTCGATATGAATGATATGGCCAAAGCACCTGTTCGTTCCATTGATGAGTCGCTTGCAGGACGTGTAGCTGGTGTGCAGGTTAATTCTTCTGACGGCCAGCCTGGATCATCCGTAAATATTGTAATCAGGGGTGCGAACTCCATTACCCAGAACAATAGTCCGCTTTACGTGGTTGATGGTTTCCCGATTGAAGGCTTTAACCTGAATGTATTCGATCCACAGGAAGTAGAATCTATTGATGTGTTAAAAGATGCCTCAGCCACGGCTATTTATGGAGCAAGGGGTGCTAATGGCGTAATTATGATCACCACCAAAAAAGGAAAGATGGGTGCACCAGTTATCTCTTTCAGTCCAACGGTAAGTTTTGATAACAATATTAAAACCATGGAGCTGATGAACAGTTACGATTTTGCCAAAATGCAGCTCGAGCTGGTTCCAGGTGCACCAGGTTCGGCAAACGATCCTACACCGATTTATATCTTACTCACCAGACCCGGTAAAACCCTTGAGGATTATCGAAACGCACCGGCAACCGATTGGCAGTCGCCTTTTTTTCAAACCGGTTTAAGGCAAGATTATTCGCTTGCCCTTAGGGGAGGAACTGATAAAACCATTTATGCTTTATCTGGTAACCTGAACGATCAAAAAGGTACCATTATCAATACCGCCTACAAAAGATATCAGGGGAGGATAACCCTCGATCAAACCTTAAGTAAAAAAATAAAAGTGGGTGTAAATGCCAACTATGCTTATTTACTTCGTTCAGGAAATTCGGCTGCGCAAGGCACTGGTGGTAGTGGAACAACCAATATTTTATACAGTGTATGGGGTTATAGTCCGCTAAGTGAGCTCACCGAAGATGAAGCTATTGATGAAACCACTGCCAGCGGTGTAGATTATAAGTTCAACCCGATCATGAACCAGAACAACCTGCTTCGGAATAATAAAACACATAACTTAAATGTAAGCGGGTATTTTGATTATGCCATTACCGATAATTTAAAACTGAAAATAACTGGTGGGATCAATAATACCAGGGTAATTAGCGAAGAATTCAATAATTCTAAAACTTATCCCGGAAGCCCTAATACCACGCCTGGCAGAACCAGCGGTGTAAATGGATCTATTGCCGAAGCCAATACAAACAACTGGTCGAATGAAAATACCTTAACCTGGACCAAAACCTATAATAAAAGCCATAACCTGAATATTTTAGGCGGTTTTTCTACACAGGGCAACACCAGTAACGCTTTTGGTTTCGGGGCTACATTTTTGCCAAACGAAAAATTAGGTCTTAGTGGTTTAAACGAGGGGATTCTGAATCCGGTAACGATAGCAACCAGCTCATTATGGACTTTATCTTCTTTTTTTGGAAGGATTAAGTATAATTTTAAATCTAAATATTACCTCGAAGCCTCTTATCGCGCTGATGGTTCTTCTAAATTTGCCGATGGCAATAAATGGAGTTATTTTCCTTCAATCGGTGGCTCATGGCGTTTTATTAAAGAAGATTTTCTTAAAAATAGCAAAGTATTATCAGAAGGTAAATTACGGGCCAGTTTCGGAAAAACAGGTAACAATAGGGTAAATGATTTTGCTTACCTCTCTTCTAATGATGTAGTGCCTGGAAACTCTTACCCATGGAACAACAGTTATGTAAGCAGTATTATTCCTACCTCACTGGGCAATCCCAAAGTAAAGTGGGAAACTACCGATCAGTACGATGCGGGCGTTGACCTTGGTTTTCTGAAAAACAGAATTTCCTTAACTGCTGATGTGTACAAGAAAAACACCAAAGATCTTTTGCTAAGGGCAACATTGCCTACCTCATCAGGCTATACAAGTGCATTTAAAAATGTAGGTGCTGTTGCTAACCGCGGTCTAGAAATTAGCCTGAGTACAATAAATATCAGCAACAAGAATTTTCAATGGAACAGCAGTTTTAATATCTCCTTTAATAGAAATAAGGTTTTGGCACTTGCCGAAGACCAGCAAACTTTACTTTCGACCACAAATTGGGATAACGCTTATACCAATATCCCTTCTTACATTGCGAAAATCGGCGAGCCTTTGGGGCTGATGTACGGGTTTATATGGGATGGCGTATACCAGTACAGCGATTTTAACCGGACCTCAACAGGAGAGTACCTGTTAAAAGACAATGTGCCCGCTAATGGCAGTGCCCGCCAAAACATTCAGCCCGGAGATATCAGGTACAGAGATCTTAACGGCGATGGGAATGTAAATGCCTCTGATTATGCTGTTATCGGAAATAGTTTGCCGCTGCACACCGGTGGTTTTAGCAATAATTTTACCTATAAACAATTCGACCTGAATGTTTTCTTTCAATGGTCGTACGGTAATGATATTCAGAATATTAACCGGCAGGTTTTTGAAGGAAATGCACTAGGTAAAAGATTTCTGCAGCAATATTCAAGCTATACAGACCGGTGGTCGCCAGAAAATCAGGCATCATCTAATTACCGGACCGGTGGTTTCTCTGTTGCAGGTTATTCATCCAGAACCATTGAAGACGGATCGTTTCTCCGTTTAAAAACGGTTTCACTAGGTTATAATATTCCTAAACCGTTGTTAGATAGGGTGAAAATTAAAACTGCACGTATTTTCGTATCGGGGCAAAACCTCTACACCTGGACTAAATATACAGGATTAGACCCTGAGGTGAGTACTTACAGCTCGGTGCTTACCGGTGGCTTTGATTATAGTGCCTATCCAAGGGCCAGAACCATCGCTTTTGGCGCTAATGTTACTTTTTAA